ACATATTGATTGCTCGTCCTGCATTGGTGGGGAAGAGTAATTGATAGTTGGTAAGCATCGAACAGAAGATGATTTTGTTAAATTCTTGAAGAAATGAATGAAACTGTGGCTTAGGGGGTTAAGAATTTGTTATTCTATCTGGTTCGTCAGGCTTTTGCTAGTAAGGACTATGTAAGATACAAGAAGGTAATGACACAGACAATGGATTATTCACTGTCTCCCCTAATTGTAAACAATACACTAAATTTTTGTCTCAAACACACAAAGAATATTATGTATAGTATGAACGAATAACATGTTTACCAATGTAATGTTAGAGTATTTATTTGTATTCAATAACCTGAAAGAATAAAAACTGGAACGGAAGATTCAGATTAGGGAAGAACGTCTCGCCGTTACATAACATATTATATGTCCCACAATTCAGGATTACTTTCATAATGTACCTATTTCGTTATTAAAACGTCCATTAAGGTGTAAACGTATTTATTAATAGAAATTCGGCTGATAATTTGTACACAATTACGAATAAACTTTAGGTCATAAATAATcgtttcatatttatttatcaaatctGGAGAACGTGATCAACAACGTTCGTCCAAAGCTATATATAAAATTTCACTAATTGTCTGCTGTGCTGGTACTTGGTTTAACTTCATCGATTTCTTCCTTCCCTTCCTCCGCGTTAGGTTCATTCTTTTTTCTCCTTTTTCTGGCCTTGAGTTTGCTAaacttcattttcattccacgTTTGGCTCTTTGCTTAGGAATATCTGTAGGATCTGCAGACGAAATATAacaaaatgtaaattaattgtaattgaatttgatgcgaagcgCTTACTGTTCTTTTCAATTAACAATACGTACAATCATCAGGTATGTTCATTTGCTTCCTTAAGACAGCTCGAACTTGTCTATTAATAATTTCCCTACATTGTGCGTCAAAACCAATTGGTAACCACCCTCGTTTCTCATGGCACCTTGTAGAAGGTAAGGGATCAGGTAACTTGGCTAACATTTCTTGTATTTCATCTACCAGAACATCGCAATACTAAAAGGATATTTATAAAGTAAAATTTCGAATATCTATAAATGTTTAGAACTTGACGCTATAAAGAAATTGTGGCAAACCTGGTAGAACATTTGCCTCGATGGAGGTACCATTCCATGCCTGTATATATAGACATTTTCATGCATGTCTAACTCTTTTCTACTGACTTGTTCCGACGTTGAGACTCCACTAGAAACTACCTTTTGTTTTCCAACTGGTGTTGACCTGTATGGCAAGGTATACTCTGAGtaatttctcttgcattttacagTAGAGCCCAAGCCATCTAAAcacaaaaaagaaataataaaataattgctCTTATTTTATGTAATTGCAATGGAAATAAATCttacgcatagatttcaatCTGTAATCCAAGGTCTGATATTTTCTTGCAGCAACATCTTTCCTCGGATCGTAGCCCAATTTTACCCACATAATCTTCCATGGACCAGTCATGAAGTAATATGCCACAGAGGGTAATAAAATTTTCAAACGATCATGAGAAAATTTCGTTTGATAAATCACTGCACTTTTCGACCAAATTGGTCGCTCTTCAAATAATTTACGTATCTGTTGGTAATGCGTGTTCTGTACAAACTTCACTTTCATAGCAGTTTCTATACCAGCTGGTGGCTTGGAAGGAACTTCGGGCGTTGAAAAGTAAATGAAGTTTGAAAATCCTGCCTTTCGTTTTGTACTCTTCCCTATTATATTGTCTGGACATGAAGATGTTTCTGTTCTTGGCACATATTGCTGAATTGTGTCCATTCGGCTGAATGCTGCTGGTGGCAGGAAATAAGGTGCATCATTCTTCAACCAAGAATATCGTGGTATATTACTTGGATGTATCTTGTCGTATATATATTCTAACTTCTTAGGATTCTCTTTACTTGGAGTCATTGGTAAGTATTGGTAATCACAAAGGTCTAAAAAATATTACTTTACGTATTTCAAGTTAAAAAGACacaaatacaacataatatatAAGCAATACATACTTGTAAATTTGAATTCCATGTCAACCCATCCTAAAACCTTCAATTTTGGCAACTTGTACTCCTCATCTTTAGAGAGATCTTCGAATTTACTTCGATCAAATGTTGGCGGTATGTCTTTTTTAATCTTTTGTGCAGTAGGCTGTGGAGGATCAGTAGCATCTTCCTCATTATTAACACTGCAACTCTGTACTTGATCAGCTAACCCAGATATAACTTCTTCTTCCTTTTCAATTTTGTCAGTATCCATAACTTCTGTTTCTGGTACTTGCACTCTACTTGCATTCTCATTTTGCACTTTGTTACCCTGTGTATTACTTAAACCtatatttttgtttgtttgtttaccTTCAGCTTTTTCTACTTGTTCCGCTCTAGACTTTTTAACTCTAACTCTAAGTAAAAATCCTTTGGTCACGTATCTATCACCACAAGTCGGTTTACAAAAAGCATCATCTGGTCTGAACTTTAATTCCAAACGTCGGTTTGGTGTATTTACTGCCTGTTAACATATAAAACTAATTATGGTACAATGTTCTGCATTTTTATACTCATTCTTAAAAATATATTGTACCGTGGAAATGACGCTCATTCCACCCAATGTCTGTATAGCCCTTTCTGGATTAACAACATTTCCAGGGTATTTAATGCAAATAAACTTCTTGTCAAATCTATGTCCTCCAGGAAGTACTGGGCCTATGTAGTCATTTCTGCATTGTTCATCTTCTTTGTCTTCGTTATTTTCAAAATgctaaatatatgtataatattcattttttacatGACAAAAAAATGTAACTTTTGTatcaaaatttttttaaaaactatGATTACATTCATTCAATCTTACATGCTTAACGCTAGTATTTGTTTCTGGTACATCAGCAGAAGAATCATCGCTACCTAGATCTTTACGGTAATCATCAATATTAAAATCTTCATCCTTCATATCCTGTGCATTGGAAGCTTCCTCAGAACTATCAGTACTTGCTACACTCATTTTGTATTTTTGCTTTAACACCCTAAAACATACATTTTTAAGTTTCACACCCTGATATACTGAACAATGTCAACACAtaaaattattatgatattataatattaatatagaataCTGCATTCAAGTGTATAATAaactaattatttatttcttctcaTAAATAAAATGCAATTTCAATTTGTATGTTTCATTTTCAGCAGGTAGTTCATAGTCTACATAAAACACGTGTGTTTACTTCTTAATATCCTTAATGTctatt
This genomic stretch from Megalopta genalis isolate 19385.01 chromosome 5, iyMegGena1_principal, whole genome shotgun sequence harbors:
- the l(2)37Cd gene encoding general transcription factor IIIC subunit l(2)37Cd; the protein is MSVASTDSSEEASNAQDMKDEDFNIDDYRKDLGSDDSSADVPETNTSVKHHFENNEDKEDEQCRNDYIGPVLPGGHRFDKKFICIKYPGNVVNPERAIQTLGGMSVISTAVNTPNRRLELKFRPDDAFCKPTCGDRYVTKGFLLRVRVKKSRAEQVEKAEGKQTNKNIGLSNTQGNKVQNENASRVQVPETEVMDTDKIEKEEEVISGLADQVQSCSVNNEEDATDPPQPTAQKIKKDIPPTFDRSKFEDLSKDEEYKLPKLKVLGWVDMEFKFTNLCDYQYLPMTPSKENPKKLEYIYDKIHPSNIPRYSWLKNDAPYFLPPAAFSRMDTIQQYVPRTETSSCPDNIIGKSTKRKAGFSNFIYFSTPEVPSKPPAGIETAMKVKFVQNTHYQQIRKLFEERPIWSKSAVIYQTKFSHDRLKILLPSVAYYFMTGPWKIMWVKLGYDPRKDVAARKYQTLDYRLKSMHGLGSTVKCKRNYSEYTLPYRSTPVGKQKVVSSGVSTSEQVSRKELDMHENVYIYRHGMVPPSRQMFYQYCDVLVDEIQEMLAKLPDPLPSTRCHEKRGWLPIGFDAQCREIINRQVRAVLRKQMNIPDDYPTDIPKQRAKRGMKMKFSKLKARKRRKKNEPNAEEGKEEIDEVKPSTSTADN